Part of the Anopheles gambiae chromosome 3, idAnoGambNW_F1_1, whole genome shotgun sequence genome is shown below.
TTAAAGCCCCATCCGAGAGCAAGCAACATGGCGGTTCCGCAGGCTTTGACCGCACGGACGCACGCACGCTAGATACGCATTCCACTGTGTAAGATCGCCCGCTTGCCATCGTATAGAGAGCGGGAGCAATGAGCAGCGATCGGAGTGTGAGTGGAATGGAACGGTAGAACGGCATCGCATCAGGATCTTGAGCAATATCGACATCAAAGATGCGACCAGGCATTCGCTTTATGAATCGGAATGGTGTGCAAATGTCATGTTCGATCAGAACCAATCGCTGATTGAAGCAGTGACAGCAACGGTAGTATAATGATTGCATTTCCTGCCCGCTCTATGCGCACTCAGACAATGTTAAAGCCTGTGTGCGGTGTGGTCAGGGTCGGGGCACAAGAGGCATGCGAGAGATGGGTGGCCTCACACCGATACATTCCACCGAGGATTAGACCGTACACAACTATCGGAGAAGTGGTAGATTACGCTGATTGCAACGTCATCTGATAAAGAAGCgaatggttggttggtgcCTCGATAGCAGAATCGAGACCATGGACTATTAAATTATGTTCGACTGATCCGTGTCGGAGAAGgataattgattttattgcaaaacacAGTGTCTCGTAATGAACATTGTACACAGCCGCGAACGGAATCGGTTGTTATTAGTCTTGGGCTGATTGATAAAAGCAGGTTGATTTTATCGCACGATGTAGGCACTTTACGCAATCGCCTTTTTGCAGACCGGATTTCGGGGGCTGTTTTTCCGGCACATCACTCTTCGGGCTGCTCCTCGATGGGCTCCTGGATAGGTTCGTCGCAAGCGCCACGGCGCAACACTCGCAGTTCGATCGACCGTGCCGCCATTTCCTCCGCCTTGCAGTCCAACATGCAGCGGTTAGCGTACGTGCTCAGATCCGTACCACAGACGGGGTCGTATATGCGGGGACAGGCGCAAGCACCGTCCTTCGAGCGTCTAGCGTAGACACTTTCACCGCCCAGCAGAACTATCGCGgtcaacagcaccaccaccaaactcCAGGAACGCATCTTAATTGGCTCGTTTAGCAACGGACAGATGATCCTAATAGAAAGTCACACGTTTACGGAGTCAGGGGAAAACACACAAGTACAACTATTTCGTCAGCTGTAGCAGAAATCGCACAAAGCAATGATTCAGTCCAGTGCGCATCGACTgctgataaataaaaaactgcTAACTGATACGGTTCTtatcacaaaaacaaagctctTAGGTTGATGTGTTGCCTGTTCGTTGGAAGTTATCATCGTAGTGGTACGATGCTtcacgcacaccaacacacagcaTAACAAAGATGATAAAGATAGGGGCATATTCGGGGAAATAGGCGTCCGTACGTCGAACCTATTTCATGTCGTCTACTTATAATGCACATTAGGAGATTGTATCTATGAGTCATCCTGAACTAACACATATGCTGATTTTTTGCGAGTAATATTGAAATCAAATGGAATCGTTCACTCATAAGAGCATTAGACAGTGGTAGGATTTTGATAGTAAATAATAGCTCACAAGCTGTCAAAGTACTTGTCACTTGTCGATCATAAAGAAGATACTTGAGACGCTTGGATTAATGGGACATTATCAGCCATAATCATCAGATGCAAACCTTTGCAACACATACTAAAAAATATTCGCCGGACCAAGACACGTATAATGCACTTTATTTGTATGGAGAAACAATCAGACGAATTGAATTTATTCAATCGTTTTTACATCGGGATTCTGCATTGCACTTGTCCATCGACACTTGGTGCAGCGCGATCAAGCGGCCTTCGGGCGTGTTTCTGGTACATTCGAGATCACAATTGTTACCATAAATGTGGTTGTCACTTCGATAGACTGGCCATTTGTATAATTGGCAGATGCATGGCGAATCCCGTTTAAAATCACAGTCTAATTGTGCTGCAGTGGTCTGCAGAACAAGAACCACGAGCACCACCGATACAGGCAAGCAGATGGACGCGCATCATTCAACGTGTCGTGCTAAGTCAACAAGGTAACAACATCTCTGATCCTAATTCAGCAAAAAGCGTATTGAAATTGGACGACTATGTAGTCGATAATTGCACATAACGCAACAAAGATGGATTCATTGATAGGTAAAATTCGTCAAAAATGTTCGAAGCGATCCACGTGAATGTCCGAAGAGCTAGATCATCGATTAAGAGCCTTCATCCAGAAATCAGAGCCACATGCGGCTATTGCTGGTAGACCTATTTAATTTATCCCAATTGTAGTACACACTACAAGATTGCAGCGTTGAGTTATCTTGACTTCACACCAAGACATGCGGATATTATGAAAGTAATACAGAATGTACTTGTCATGGATTAATCctaaaaaaaggagaaaaggcTTGGACGCTTGGATTAATGAGACCTTATCAGCTATAATAATCAGATACAAACATTTGCCACGCAGCCGCAACACATATCTAATAAACTTGATATTctcaaagaaacaaacaatggaactttatttacaaaatcacTTTTACATTGCGTTGTATTACAGCATACTTAGTGCCACGTGGGGTTACATCGAGGGCTCTTCATTGCATTCGCCATCCTTCACTTTGTACAACCCAATCGTATATTTTGCGTCACAGTCTAATTGACATTCGTTGCCGTACGTCTTGTTGTCACTCCCACAGACTGGTTCAGCTATCGTATGGCATGGACACGCACCGATCCCCGAATTCATGTCAGCTTGGGCCGGAGTGGTCTGGAGAACAAGAACCGCGAGCAGCACCGATACGGCAAGCAAATGGACGCGCATCTTTATGGGTTCGATAAAACTGTAGAGTAGAAATTCACTGACGCTTTCAGAAACGTGTTGGGTAAAATCAACAGGAGAACACTATGAACCGAAGCTAAACAACGTCGCAGTTTTATATGTATGCGCACAGAGCGTATAATAAGGCTGAGATGTAGCACAACGTGTTATCAGCCAGCAATTTTGTTTAGTAAACATGGTATTCGTTGTAGTTGTAACAACATTTCCGATGCCAATTTAACAAATAGCGTATTAAACTTGTTCTGCAATCTAGTCAATAATGGATTTGCTTCGATCGATCCCGCGAGTTACAACAAAGATGGATGCATATTCGTAGACCAATTTAATTTATCCCAATGGTAGTGCACACTGCAAGATTGCTCCGTTGAGTTATATTGAGTTCACACCAACAAATGCAGAATTTGTGAGAGTAATAAAGAATTCTAATACTATCGTTTACTCATATATAATACATTTGATATGTACCTAATACGGTTGATATGTATGAAGAAACAATCAAAggaaatatatttataaaatcGGTTTTACATCGGGTTGTATTACAGTTATCTTGGTACCTCGCGGGGTTGCATAGAGGGTTCACTATTGCAATCGCCATCCTTCACTTTGTGCAACCCAATCGAATGTTTTGCGTTACAGTTTAAGTGACATTCGTTGTCGTACGTCTTGTTGTCACTCCCACAAACTGGAGTTATGATCAAAAAGCAGGGGCAATTCTCGATGTCCAAAATCATGTCGGCTTGGGCCGGAGTGTACTGCACAACAAAAACCACGAGCAGGACCGATACGGCAAGGAAATAGACGCGCATCTTTATGGGTTCGAAAAAGTTGTAGTGCAGAATTTTACTGACACTTTCAGAAACGTGTCGGGTTAAATCAGCAGAAGAACACTATGAACAGAAGCTAAACAAGGTCGCAGTTTTATATGTATGTGGACAGGGCGTATAATAAAGCTGAGACGTTGTACAAGATGTTATCAGCAAGTAATTTTGTTTAGTAAACATGGTATTCGTTCTAGTCATAACAACATTTCCGATGCCAATTTAACAAATTGCTTATTAAAATTGGTCTGCAATCTAGTCAATAATCGATTTGCTTCCATCTATCCCTCGAGCGCACGGACACACAACGCAACAAAGATGGATGCATAGATCGGTTCATATTCATAgatcaatttaatttatttaatttatttaaaggtCGAGTTTATGAGAGTGACACAAAAGTCTAGTGCTATTGTTTACTGAAGAAAGCATTAAAAGGTGATATCGTGTCGTATTGTATCGACGACAAACAGAAACTCACAAGCTGTCAATATACTTGTCACTAGTAGATCTTGAAGAACGTGATCTTGGATTGGATTGGCTTGTATTAATAAAACCTTATCAGCGATAATAATCGGAAGCAATTCTTTGTAACACATTCGTCACACCAACACACCTATAAAACACTTGATTTGTATGAAGCAATAATCAAAGAAACTGCATTTATTAGATCGGTTTTACATCGGGTGGTATGAAAGCACTCTTAATGCCACGTGAGGCTTCATTTAGAACTCTCCATTGCAATTGCCATCCTTCACTTTGTGCAGCCCGATCGAACGGCCGGTGGGTGTTTCACTGGCACACTTTAACACACATTCGTTGGAGTACGACTCGTTGTTACTAGCACAGACTGGGCGGTAGATGAGCTGGCAGGCGCATGTCGCCATTTCCGAGTTGATGTCCGCCTGGGCCGGAGTGGTCTGCAGTGCCAGAACCACGAGCAGCACCGATACGGCAAGCAGATGGACGCGCATCTTCCTGGGTGCGAGAATGTCGATGTCCGTAGAGAAGAACTTCACTGACGTGTCCGGTTGCAGCAACAGTAGAACAGTATGAACTGAGGCTAAGCAACGTCGCAGTTTGGTTTGAAGGTGCGCGGACCGTGTAGAACAGCTGAACTTACACAATCCGTTATCAGGCACGCAGTGAGCTGACGTCGTGTTGATTTTCGATAAGATATCtcgatgggttttttttaagtcaTGCCCCTTTAGTGTACcttgcttttatttattaataacaAGCCACCACACGGCCTTCGGCGAGGGAATGCTCCACCAATAGGTAAACAACGGCAAGTTTTCCATAGAGCAAACAAGACATTCGTTCCAGCAATATCATCATTTCCGATGTTAATTTAGCAAATAGCGTATTAAACTTGGTATGCAATCTAGTCGATGATGGATTTCCCCCGATCCATTAAAAGGTGCCTAATTGTCGGCGAGGTTTTCTGGCCAGCTCGTCTGCAATAATCTCTACGCCGTTCGTTGCCCATCGCTCCCTTGCAGCAGCGCCGACACAAACCGCAGCCTTAGACAGCATTCCAGCAAGTGCAAACAGATTATGATCGTCCTCTTTGGGCTGCTCCTTCTCCTTTGGCCTGCACTTGCATGATTTATCGAGCAGCT
Proteins encoded:
- the LOC1278048 gene encoding turripeptide Pal9.2 — its product is MRVHLLAVSVLLVVLALQTTPAQADINSEMATCACQLIYRPVCASNNESYSNECVLKCASETPTGRSIGLHKVKDGNCNGEF
- the LOC1278049 gene encoding serine protease inhibitor Kazal-type 1, with amino-acid sequence MRSWSLVVVLLTAIVLLGGESVYARRSKDGACACPRIYDPVCGTDLSTYANRCMLDCKAEEMAARSIELRVLRRGACDEPIQEPIEEQPEE